The following are encoded together in the Calidithermus timidus DSM 17022 genome:
- a CDS encoding acetyltransferase encodes MAEAIFVIGAGGHAKVIIGLLKALGQPIAGVFDDDPAKKGQSLLGVPVLGPVESAREYPGLKAVIGIGDNRIRKRIAECLRDVNWVSLIHPSAWVDPSAQVGEGSVVFAGTVVQPDVKLGRHVVVNTGATVDHDCFLDDYAQVTPGVHLAGGVVLEEGVMMGTGSVAIPLVRVGAWTTVGAGAVVTRDLPSHVTAVGIPAKVIKQRH; translated from the coding sequence ATGGCTGAGGCTATATTTGTCATCGGCGCTGGCGGGCATGCCAAGGTGATTATTGGCTTGCTAAAAGCTCTAGGACAGCCAATCGCTGGTGTTTTTGATGATGACCCTGCCAAGAAAGGCCAGAGCCTATTGGGAGTCCCCGTCTTAGGGCCCGTGGAGTCAGCTAGAGAGTACCCTGGGCTGAAGGCAGTCATCGGGATTGGTGATAACCGTATAAGAAAGCGTATTGCCGAGTGCCTCAGGGATGTGAATTGGGTCAGCCTCATTCACCCTTCTGCTTGGGTAGATCCCTCGGCTCAGGTTGGTGAGGGGTCGGTGGTCTTCGCGGGAACAGTCGTCCAGCCTGATGTCAAGCTCGGCAGGCACGTGGTAGTAAACACGGGGGCTACCGTAGATCACGACTGTTTTTTAGATGATTATGCCCAGGTCACGCCCGGGGTTCACCTTGCTGGTGGGGTTGTCCTGGAGGAGGGCGTAATGATGGGAACCGGTAGTGTTGCTATTCCGCTAGTCCGTGTTGGAGCCTGGACCACAGTGGGAGCCGGAGCGGTGGTAACCCGGGATTTGCCTTCACATGTCACCGCGGTGGGGATCCCCGCAAAAGTCATTAAGCAGCGCCACTAA
- a CDS encoding glycosyltransferase family 2 protein, whose protein sequence is MLKNAKNPLVTIGIPFFNPGHALVDAVRSVFAQSFQDWELILMDDGSTDGSLELARRIQDPRVHVVSDGKNLGLVARLNQITQLASGTYLARMDADDLMHPERIAKQYNFLKSNTQVDVIDTGAFILNKEGYPVGLRGTSPGLPTPLALLKWGGFLHPSIMTRREWLLSHQYDPAYPRAEDRELWARTFKSSKFAHLQEALFFYRLVGNVRPRLYLTSYSSERKVLLKHGPNLVGWPWAVALYIRSLAKSAVLLGLSSLKKEQLVASRMYNPIDKTSLSVAVEVLQKIREQRVPGW, encoded by the coding sequence ATGCTAAAAAACGCAAAAAATCCTTTAGTCACGATAGGTATACCTTTTTTTAATCCAGGACACGCGCTGGTAGATGCTGTTCGCTCCGTCTTTGCTCAGAGCTTTCAAGATTGGGAGCTCATACTGATGGATGACGGATCGACGGATGGTTCACTTGAACTCGCCCGACGTATTCAGGATCCACGAGTACACGTTGTAAGTGATGGAAAGAACCTTGGCTTAGTGGCTCGTTTAAACCAGATCACCCAATTGGCCTCAGGAACGTATCTGGCAAGAATGGACGCGGATGACCTGATGCACCCCGAGAGAATTGCTAAGCAGTACAATTTTCTGAAATCAAACACTCAAGTAGATGTGATAGATACGGGCGCCTTCATTCTTAATAAAGAAGGCTATCCCGTTGGCCTACGTGGAACCTCGCCCGGCCTACCCACCCCCCTAGCCCTCCTTAAATGGGGAGGATTCTTACATCCTTCTATAATGACCCGACGCGAATGGCTATTAAGCCATCAGTATGATCCTGCTTATCCAAGAGCTGAGGATCGGGAGCTGTGGGCAAGGACCTTTAAAAGCAGTAAGTTTGCTCACCTACAAGAAGCATTGTTTTTCTACCGCCTTGTTGGGAATGTTCGCCCAAGGCTATACTTGACTAGCTATTCTTCAGAAAGAAAGGTGCTTCTGAAACACGGTCCTAACTTGGTCGGTTGGCCATGGGCTGTTGCTTTGTATATCCGGTCTCTGGCAAAATCTGCTGTGCTTTTAGGCCTATCTAGTCTTAAGAAAGAGCAATTGGTGGCCAGTCGAATGTATAATCCTATAGATAAAACCTCATTGAGCGTAGCTGTGGAAGTTTTGCAAAAAATCAGAGAGCAGAGAGTGCCTGGGTGGTAG
- a CDS encoding sugar transferase has product MLKRVLDLMGAGLAIVLLSPLIAIVAYLVRRNLGSPIFFTQMRPGLGGKPFVMYKFRTMSDARDSEGKLLPDDQRLTRFGKFLRSTSLDELPELWNVIKGEMSLVGPRPLLMKYLELYTPEQARRHEVKPGITGWAQVNGRNALTWEEKFKLDVWYVDNWTLTLDLRILWLTILKVVRRDGISAAGHATMPEFRGSQNG; this is encoded by the coding sequence ATGCTTAAAAGGGTACTTGATCTTATGGGTGCGGGATTGGCCATCGTGCTTCTCTCCCCCCTGATAGCCATCGTAGCCTACCTTGTGCGTAGAAATTTAGGGTCGCCTATTTTTTTTACCCAAATGCGCCCTGGCTTGGGCGGCAAGCCCTTTGTAATGTACAAGTTTCGCACCATGTCTGATGCTCGAGACTCTGAGGGGAAATTACTACCTGACGACCAGCGACTGACCCGGTTCGGCAAATTTCTGCGAAGTACAAGCCTGGATGAGCTGCCGGAGCTGTGGAACGTAATCAAGGGAGAGATGAGCCTAGTCGGTCCTCGCCCCTTACTAATGAAATACCTCGAGCTCTATACGCCGGAACAAGCTCGACGGCATGAGGTTAAGCCAGGCATAACCGGATGGGCACAGGTTAATGGACGTAACGCCTTGACTTGGGAAGAGAAGTTTAAGCTCGATGTATGGTATGTGGACAATTGGACCCTAACGTTGGATCTAAGAATCCTCTGGTTAACAATCCTTAAAGTTGTTCGGCGGGATGGGATTAGTGCGGCTGGCCATGCCACAATGCCAGAATTTAGGGGTTCCCAAAATGGCTGA
- a CDS encoding glycosyltransferase family 4 protein: MEITQRAFLLPISQYLRSQGWLVDAVAAEIKTCTACQSSYDRIYEIDWTRNPLNLRNLTRASAQVRKIVERGDYDLVHVHTPVAAFVTRYALRNLRRIGKPKIIYTAHGFHFHRNGRPLSNAIFLGLEKLAGRWTDYLVVINREDEAAARRYRIVPPERVRYMPGIGIDLDQYTAERVSQEDIKRVREELKLEERHKLLLMVAAFDPGKRHKDAIEALALLRRKEVVLAFAGEGPLRPRIEELAQRVGVAEQVRFLGFRKDIPALMRASVATVLTSEREGLPRAVMESMALGVPVIGADARGTRDLLESGAGIVVPVGNVVALAEAMQYLINHPEEADRMGKHGLGVIRAYDLANILRLHVELYDEALREKRSAVFNA, encoded by the coding sequence ATGGAAATCACTCAAAGAGCATTTTTATTGCCAATATCCCAGTACCTTAGATCACAAGGCTGGCTAGTAGATGCTGTGGCGGCAGAGATCAAGACGTGTACGGCATGCCAGAGCTCTTATGATCGTATATATGAAATTGACTGGACCCGCAATCCATTAAATTTAAGGAACCTTACTCGAGCTTCAGCACAAGTACGAAAAATCGTTGAACGAGGTGACTACGATTTGGTTCACGTACATACCCCGGTAGCGGCCTTTGTTACCCGCTATGCACTGAGGAACTTACGGCGAATTGGGAAGCCAAAGATAATTTATACCGCTCACGGCTTCCACTTCCACCGTAACGGCCGTCCGTTGAGCAATGCAATATTCCTGGGACTCGAGAAATTGGCCGGGCGCTGGACCGATTATCTAGTGGTCATCAACCGTGAGGATGAGGCGGCAGCCAGACGTTACCGTATTGTTCCCCCAGAGCGGGTTCGCTACATGCCCGGTATTGGTATTGACCTTGACCAATACACCGCAGAGCGGGTTTCTCAGGAGGATATTAAGCGGGTGCGTGAAGAGCTAAAACTCGAGGAAAGACACAAACTCTTACTAATGGTGGCGGCTTTTGACCCGGGTAAGCGCCATAAAGATGCTATTGAGGCGCTGGCGTTGCTCCGTAGGAAAGAGGTGGTGCTGGCTTTTGCCGGGGAAGGACCGCTACGCCCCAGGATCGAAGAGCTGGCTCAAAGGGTTGGGGTAGCCGAACAAGTGCGCTTTTTGGGGTTTCGGAAAGACATACCTGCCTTGATGCGGGCATCGGTTGCCACCGTACTCACGTCCGAGCGCGAGGGACTGCCTAGAGCAGTAATGGAGTCGATGGCCCTTGGCGTTCCAGTGATTGGTGCAGATGCTCGGGGAACACGCGACCTTCTAGAAAGTGGAGCTGGAATTGTTGTGCCTGTGGGTAATGTTGTAGCCTTGGCGGAAGCGATGCAGTACTTGATCAATCATCCTGAGGAGGCAGATAGAATGGGGAAGCACGGACTCGGGGTCATACGTGCGTATGATCTCGCAAACATCCTGCGCCTCCACGTGGAGCTGTATGACGAAGCGCTGAGGGAGAAAAGAAGTGCGGTCTTTAATGCTTAA